From Danaus plexippus chromosome 11, MEX_DaPlex, whole genome shotgun sequence, the proteins below share one genomic window:
- the LOC116765807 gene encoding protein transport protein Sec61 subunit alpha, with product MGIKFLEVIKPFCSILPEIAKPERKIQFREKVLWTAITLFIFLVCCQIPLFGIMSSDSADPFYWIRVILASNRGTLMELGISPIVTSGLIMQLLAGAKIIEVGDTPKDRALFNGAQKLFGMVITVGQAIVYVMTGMYGEPSEIGAGVCLLIIIQLFVAGLIVLLLDELLQKGYGLGSGISLFIATNICETIVWKAFSPATVNTGRGTEFEGAVIALFHLLATRPDKVRALREAFYRQNLPNLMNLLATVLVFAIVIYFQGFRVDLPIKSARYRGQHSSYPIKLFYTSNIPIILQSALVSNLYVISQMLAVKFSGNFLVNLLGVWADVGGGGPARAYPVGGLCYYFSPPESLAHIAHDPLHAVMYIIFMLGSCAFFSKTWIDVSGSSAKDVAKQLKEQQMVMRGHRDNSMIHELNRYIPTAAAFGGLCIGALSVLADFLGAIGSGTGILLAVTIIYQYFEIFVKEQAEMGGMSTLLF from the exons ATGGGAA TCAAATTCCTGGAAGTTATAAAACCGTTTTGCAGTATACTGCCAGAAATAGCGAAACCGGAGAGAAAG ATCCAATTCAGAGAAAAAGTATTATGGACAGCAATTACACTATTCATTTTCTTAGTATGCTGCCag ATTCCATTATTTGGTATAATGTCGTCAGACAGTGCGGATCCCTTCTATTGGATCCGTGTGATCTTGGCATCGAATCGAGGAACACTTATGGAGCTTGGTATTTCCCCCATCGTCACATCAGGACTGATCATGCAACTGCTAGCTGGAGCTAAGATTATAGAAGTCGGTGACACTCCCAAAGATAGGGCCTTGTTTAATGGGGCGCAGAAac TATTCGGCATGGTGATAACAGTGGGACAGGCCATAGTGTATGTCATGACAGGAATGTACGGTGAACCTAGTGAGATTGGTGCCGGAGTCTGTCTGCTCATCATCATACAGTTGTTTGTGGCCGGACTTATTGTACTGCTGCTCGATGAATTACTTCAGAAAG gttaTGGTCTTGGCTCCGGTATTTCCCTCTTCATTGCCACCAACATTTGTGAAACAATCGTATGGAAGGCTTTCTCACCGGCTACCGTCAACACTG GTCGCGGTACAGAGTTTGAAGGCGCAGTGATAGCATTATTCCACTTGCTGGCTACTAGACCCGATAAAGTCCGAGCACTTAGAGAAGCCTTCTACCGTCAGAATCTACCCAATTTGATGAACCTCCTAGCGACAGTCCTAGTGTTTGCTATCGTGATATACTTCCAG GGCTTCAGGGTGGATCTCCCCATCAAGTCGGCTCGTTACCGCGGCCAGCACTCTTCGTACCCCATCAAACTGTTCTACACCTCAAACATTCCAATCATTCTTCAATCCGCCCTCGTCTCCAATCTGTATGTTATCTCTCAG ATGTTAGCTGTGAAGTTCAGCGGCAACTTCCTGGTGAACTTACTTGGTGTGTGGGCAGACGTGGGCGGTGGTGGCCCCGCCCGCGCCTATCCCGTGGGCGGTCTGTGCTACTACTTCAGCCCCCCGGAGTCGCTCGCCCACATCGCTCACGACCCGCTTCACGCCGTCATGTACATCATCTTCATGTTGGGCTCCTGCGCATTCTTCTCAAAGACATGGATCGATGTTTCTGGATCATCGGCTAAGGAT GTGGCGAAACAACTTAAAGAACAACAGATGGTGATGAGGGGTCACAGAGACAACTCTATGATCCATGAGCTGAACCGTTACATACCCACCGCGGCTGCCTTCGGCGGACTCTGTATCGGAGCCCTGTCGGTGTTGGCCGACTTCCTCGGAGCTATAGGATCTGGTACGGGTATACTCTTGGCTGTGACCATCATATACCAGTACTTTGAGATATTTGTTAAGGAGCAAGCCGAGATGGGTGGCATGAGCACCCTACTATTTTAA
- the LOC116765661 gene encoding pre-rRNA-processing protein TSR1 homolog, with product MQQAHRSGNLKQSNKAHKSRHRSKRGISAAVKGKVNVKEFVRRNRHILKKEERRHQALQIRKNKREEVLSKKRALGGNRNPPFLVCVVPLNAQLDVQSALVILKTCSEGAIVSQSESGVLHIRLPHFKQRFSFVCPEVGNDFALLDALKISDTVLFVSSALEEPVDEWGEKALALSMAQGMPTPVVAAMDIEGVHPKKRTNEKQNVQKLISKWLPEEKVMQLDKSSDGLNLLRRIGNQKRNILHHREKRPYLLAEEVEYVPDTEGDHGTLKISGYLRGMPLNVNGLIHITGLGDYQMSRIDCLDDPHPLQTGKEHAKQDMMDAENNKVSILQVANPDKQESLERENIPDHMDAEQTWPTEEEIMESNMETKKKIKKVPKGWSDYQAAWIVESDAEGDNSEEASDEDDDDDDNENDQFMSCEEDESDKEVNEEINDFESVMESEVGPTDERYDATIDAHEEHEMLKKLAAAKEDQQFPDEVDTPQDVPAKERFVRYRGLESFRTSPWDPKENLPQDYARIFQFENYDRTRRRVFKELEDSLENMYGFYITIHVKGVRQDLWKAFHESNGNTPLSVFGLLPHEHKMSLMNVVLKRTGVSEDPIKSKERLIFQVGYRRFIVNPIFSQHTNGSKHKYERFFQPGSTCVATFFAPIQFSPSTVLCFKEKKNTKLQLVASGVLLSCNPDRLVIKRIVLSGHPYKVNKKSAVIRFMFFNRDDVIYFKPCKLRTKYGRTGHIKEPLGTHGHMKCVFDGQLKSQDTVLLNLYKRMFPKWTYEDCIVTDRNEDLME from the exons ATGCAGCAGGCTCATCGATCAGGAAATCTTAAACAAAGTAACAAGGCTCATAAGTCTCGACATAGATCAAAACGGGGAATTTCGGCCGCTGTGAAGG GTAAAGTAAATGTAAAGGAATTTGTGCGTCGAAACCGGCACATCCTTAAGAAAGAGGAGCGCCGTCATCAAGCCCTACAGATTCGTAAAAACAAACGTGAAGAAGTTTTGTCAAAGAAACGCGCACTCGGCGGTAATCGCAATCCTCCGTTTCTTGTGTGTGTGGTGCCGCTTAATGCCCAGCTCGATGTTCAGTCAGCGCTGGTTATACTGAAGACTTGTTCTGAGGGTGCTATTGTTAGTCAAAGTGAGAGTGGAGTCTTACATATCcg GCTACCACATTTTAAACAGAgattttcatttgtttgtcCTGAGGTTGGCAATGACTTTGCACTGCTAGATGCACTCAAGATATCTGATACAGTTTTGTTTGTGAGTTCAGCTCTGGAGGAGCCAGTTGATGAATGGGGTGAGAAAGCTTTAGCATTGTCCATGGCCCAGGGAATGCCTACACCTGTGGTGGCAGCTATGGATATTGAGGGTGTCCATCCTAAAAAAAGAACGAACGAAAAgcaaaatgtacaaaaactCATTTCTAAATGGTTGCCGGAAGAGAAAGTTATGCAGCTGGATAAGAGTTCTGATGGATTAAACCTCTTGCGTAGAATCGGTAACCAAAAACGGAATATATTGCATCACAGGGAAAAGAGGCCATATCTTCTCGCGGAGGAAGTTGAGTATGTGCCAGATACTGAAGGGGATCATGGTACTTTAAAAATCAGTGGTTATCTCAGAGGCATGCCCTTAAATGTTAATGGACTCATTCACATTACTGGTCTAGGTGATTATCAAATGTCAAGAATTGATTGCTTAGACGATCCCCATCCTTTACAAACAGGCAAAGAACATGCAAAACAAGATATGATGGATGCGGAAAACAACAAAGTGTCAATACTGCAAGTTGCCAATCCTGACAAACAAGAATCTTTAGAAAGAGAAAATATACCCGATCACATGGATGCTGAACAAACTTGGCCGACTGAAGAAGAAATTATGGAATCAAATATGGAGACtaagaagaaaattaagaaagttCCCAAAGGTTGGTCAGACTATCAAGCAGCTTGGATTGTGGAGTCGGATGCTGAAGGTGATAACTCTGAAGAAGCCAGTGATgaagatgatgatgatgatgataatgaaaatgatCAATTTATGTCATGCGAGGAAGATGAGTCTGACAAAGAAGTTAATGAGGAGATCAATGACTTTGAATCTGTCATGGAATCAGAAGTAGGACCCACGGATGAAAGGTATGATGCAACTATTGATGCCCATGAAGAGCATGAGATGTTGAAAAAGTTGGCAGCGGCTAAGGAAGATCAACAATTTCCAGATGAAGTAGATACTCCACAAGATGTACCCGCAAAGGAGAGATTTGTCAGATATAGAGGTCTTGAATCATTTAGGACGTCTCCATGGGACCCTAAGGAAAATCTTCCACAGGATTATGCTAGGATCTTCCAATTTGAAAACTATGACAGGACAAGAAGAAGGGTATTTAAAGAACTTGAAGATAGCCTTGAAAATATG tatggATTCTACATAACAATTCATGTGAAAGGTGTTAGGCAAGATTTATGGAAGGCATTCCACGAATCCAATGGCAACACTCCGCTATCAGTATTTGGCCTGCTGCCGCATGAACATAAGATGTCATTAATGAATGTTGTTCTGAAGCGCACCGGTGTCAGCGAGGATCCTATTAAAAGCAAAGAGAGGCTCATCTTTCAAGTCGGATACAGGAGATTCATTGTCAATCCAATATTTAGCCAACACACGAACGGGTCCAAACACAAG TACGAGAGATTCTTCCAACCAGGTTCGACGTGTGTCGCTACATTTTTCGCCCCTATTCAGTTTAGTCCATCAACAGTTTTGTGTTTCAAG gAAAAGAAGAACACAAAGTTGCAGCTGGTGGCATCTGGAGTGCTGCTGTCCTGTAATCCAGACAGACTGGTTATTAAGAGGATAGTGCTCTCTGGTCATCCTTACAAG GTTAACAAGAAGTCAGCAGTCATAAGGTTTATGTTCTTTAATAGAGATGACGTCATTTACTTCAAACCCTGCAAATTAAGAACTAAATACGGCAGAACCGGACACATTAAGGAACCATTAG GAACCCATGGTCACATGAAGTGTGTGTTCGACGGACAACTCAAGTCACAGGACACGGTACTCCTTAACCTCTACAAGAGAATGTTCCCCAAATGGACCTACGAGGACTGTATCGTTACTGATAGAAATGAAGATCTTAtggaataa
- the LOC116765603 gene encoding dnaJ homolog dnj-5, translating into MARSPKDDPRFNDNAWNFHTETGEHCSPTGINEIKQPTLSSNGSVIPENLYGRPNFNSGVYINKPYMQTGDSTANKTDNIPYNVLPNVNRIPRQNYGNAILNLGNGQVVRVIYDENNQQLIFPMSGQYELFNHNQGIRDVPLQAAPPSHLFTLNQEFTVNNNVNVQPPTATIQHSTFNQDCVSQSTIPTSNFLKEVLGNWEPNSSGTYSPFGQNYPLNHPDAPTILNNNPIESTLNQIKPEASPKRNENGPLADTSNKKRIVAEVKPMRPSYSEVAKNTKNAQPDPAKKTKPQNNPDNKTPSKPNPKPEKPVNTKHVSDETKTKAEKKQHSNAISSGSESGDVNNDDTEKQQKTNKRSKNKRNNMSRKWSSLDDITNEEGNFSQENESQFLFIQNNAEKVKKDKKSDRTKNIDKGIAEDELKFEEDDEQSQFGFNEGQPDVTKARKKKETRNHHKASKIIQDKKKTNQTKIRKNKPGYMGVVHNYLEHWGGATWKAFVWFIFLLSDICRMSLHLSFDLCTSLFSQTYVSSQAVWRSSRDWLSRITKNKYLMYIDRKFGHTQFAFWRKLKWFKKESETDSNDTKLNSNIPLPATGEEAMKRLLACKGKDPYSILGVSVSCSDEDIKRYYRRQAFLVHPDKNQQPGAEEAFKILQHAFDLIGEPERREAYERRARESRHAEAAWGELSVLLEQLHDKMEFAANTIRCTNCGRRHKRVMTSRPCYAARYCGQCKIRHSAKEGDIWAESSMLGLLVMYYACMDGAVYQITQWGSCQKRNLRQLRPDCHVVQYRIVLGNKATADPQKTTTGHDPNLEEFLNNLYSKSGVTPNTTGCKPTTESADAKKRRNKKPKA; encoded by the exons ATGGCAAGGTCGCCTAAAGATGATCCCAGATTTAATGACAATGCTTGGAATTTCCATACGGAAACCGGCGAGCATTGTTCACCGACAGGAATTAATGAGATAAAACAGCCAACACTATCTTCCAATGGCTCTGTAATACCCGAAAACTTATATGGAAGACCAAATTTTAATAGCGGTGTGTACATTAACAAACCATACATGCAAACTGGAGATAGTACGgcaaataaaactgataacaTCCCTTACAACGTTTTGCCTAACGTTAACAGAATTCCACGTCAAAATTATGGCAATGCCATTCTAAACTTGGGAAATGGTCAAGTGGTAAGAGTAATTTATGACGAAAATAATCAACAACTAATCTTTCCCATGTCCGGACAGTACGAATTGTTCAATCATAATCAAGGAATACGCGACGTGCCACTACAAGCTGCCCCACCATCCcatttgtttacattaaacCAAGAGTTTACTGTGAACAATAACGTTAATGTTCAGCCACCTACTGCCACAATACAACACAGTACTTTCAATCAAGATTGTGTTAGCCAGTCTACCATACCAACATCTAACTTTTTGAAAGAAGTTCTTGGTAACTGGGAACCAAATTCTTCAGGAACATATTCTCCATTTGGACAAAATTATCCCTTGAATCATCCTGATGCCCcaaccatattaaataacaatcctATAGAGTCAACACTAAATCAGATAAAACCAGAAGCTTCGCCCAAAAGAAATGAGAATGGACCATTAGCTGATacgagtaataaaaaaagaatagtaGCCGAAGTGAAGCCCATGCGACCAAGTTATTCTGAAGTAGCAAAAAACACCAAAAATGCTCAACCAGACCCagcaaagaaaacaaaaccaCAAAACAACCCTGATAACAAAACACCCAGTAAACCAAATCCCAAACCAGAAAAACCAGTTAATACTAAACATGTGTCTGACGAAACCAAGACTAAGGCAGAAAAGAAACAGCACTCAAACGCTATATCCTCTGGAAGCGAGTCCGGTGACGTTAACAACGATGACACAGAAAAACAACAGAAAACCAACAAGCGGTCAAAAAACAAACGTAATAATATGTCACGTAAATGGTCATCCCTAGACGATATAACCAACGAAGAAGGGAACTTCAGCCAGGAGAACGAAAGTCAGTTTctgtttatacaaaacaacgctgaaaaggttaaaaaagataaaaaatctgacagaactaaaaatatagacaAAGGTATTGCCGAGGATGAATTGAAGTTTGAAGAAGACGACGAGCAGTCTCAATTTGGGTTCAACGAAGGTCAACCCGATGTAACCAAGGCCAGGAAGAAGAAAGAAACTCGCAACCATCACAAGGCTTCTAAGATAATTCAGGACAAGAAAAAAACGAACCAGactaaaataagaaaaaacaagCCCGGCTACATGGGTGTAGTCCATAACTACTTGGAGCACTGGGGGGGAGCCACTTGGAAAGCATTTGTTTGGTTTATTTTCTTGCTCTCTGATATCTGCCGAATGAGTCTTCATCTGTCATTCGACTT GTGTACATCTCTCTTCAGTCAAACCTATGTTAGCTCGCAGGCTGTGTGGCGCAGCAGCAGGGACTGGCTCTCCAGGATCACTAAAAACAAATACCTCATGTACATCGACAGAAAGTTTGGACACACACAGTTTGCTTTTTGGAGAAAACttaaatggtttaaaaaaG AAAGTGAAACGGACAGTAACGACACCAAGCTGAACTCCAACATCCCGCTGCCGGCCACGGGGGAAGAAGCCATGAAACGCTTACTGGCGTGTAAAGGAAAAGATCCGTACAG TATCCTAGGCGTCAGCGTGTCTTGTAGCGATGAAGACATCAAGCGTTACTACCGACGGCAGGCGTTCCTCGTCCATCCCGACAAGAACCAGCAGCCTGGCGCTGAAGAGGCCTTCAAGATTTTGCAGCATGCGTTCGATCTTATCGGGGAGCCG GAGCGCCGCGAGGCCTACGAGCGTCGCGCCCGCGAGTCACGACACGCTGAGGCCGCGTGGGGTGAGCTCAGTGTACTGCTGGAGCAACTGCACGACAAGATGGAGTTCGCAGCCAACACGATACG CTGTACGAACTGCGGTCGTCGTCACAAGCGAGTGATGACGTCACGGCCGTGCTACGCCGCGCGGTACTGTGGACAGTGCAAGATAAGACACTCCGCCAAGGAG GGTGATATATGGGCGGAGTCCAGTATGCTCGGTCTGCTGGTGATGTACTACGCGTGTATGGACGGAGCCGTCTACCAGATCACACAGTGGGGCAGTTGTCAG AAACGGAACCTGAGACAGCTGCGTCCCGACTGCCACGTGGTGCAGTACAGGATCGTGCTCGGGAACAAAGCGACGGCCGACCCACAGAAAACCACCACCgg ACACGATCCAAATCTCGAAGAATTCCTGAACAATCTGTACAGTAAATCTGGTGTGACACCGAACACTACCGGCTGTAAGCCGACGACCGAATCAGCGGACGCAAAGAAACGACGCAATAAAAAACCTAAAGcctga
- the LOC116765808 gene encoding catalase-like yields the protein MLILLLIRAALATQRDPAADQIVMFKENTPGPIGIMTTSAGAPVEYEEATNTLNSRLIFNEFFMDSITHLVRERIPERIVHAKAGGAFGYFEVTHDVTHICKAKLFSKVGKRTPVAARFSPVVVERGGSDTSRDARGFAVKFYTEDGNFDIVGFNTPMFVLKDPQIFPTFVRAQKKNPANNLFDPNTLWDFLTLQPESLHMFLLVFGDRGIPDGYQHMPGFGIHTFQVVNEHGDNHFIRFHFVPDAGIKNLRSEEARKIGAEDADYNTRELYRAIGNGEFPSWTVSIQVLTLDEVKTAGFNVFDVTLVLPLDDYPLQKIGKLVLNKNAVNYFAEIEQLAFSPANLVPGILGAPDKVFEARRLSYRDAQYYRLGANFNKIPVNCPFRTEVFAYNRDGRPPVKDNGEDTPNYFPNSFHGPVPYIDKSKGDLIEIVEEKANNFIQSRELYVNEMTSEERNRLVENILYSLGPATQFIKDRAVKVFMLIHPDLGTRIEHGLSANVTNKLTSYEPYWK from the exons atgttaatattattattgataagaGCCGCGCTCGCCACTCAAAGAGACCCCGCTGCGGATCAAATAGTcatgtttaaagaaaatacacCA GGACCCATCGGAATAATGACTACGAGCGCCGGCGCGCCCGTGGAGTACGAAGAAGCGACGAATACATTGAACAGCAGGTTAATCTTCAATGAGTTCTTTATGGACTCCATAACACATCTCGTCCGCGAAAGAATACCGGAACGAATAGTGCATGCGAAGGCCGGCGGAGCGTTCGGTTATTTTGAAGTTACACATGATGTGACACATATTTGTAAAGCAAAATTGTTCAGTAAGGTTGGCAAGAGAACACCTGTGGCTGCAAGATTTTCGCCTGTGGTGGTTGAGAGGGGTGGAAGTGATACATCTAGGGATGCCCGCGGCTTTgctgttaaattttacactGAAGACGGGAACTTTGATATTGTTGGTTTTAATACACCCATGTTTGTTTTGAAAGATCCACAAATTTTTCCTACTTTCGTACGAGCACAAAAGAAAAATCCAGCAAATAATCTCTTTGATCCTAACACGCTTTGGGACTTTTTAACACTACAACCGGAGAGCTTGCATATGTTTTTATTGGTATTTGGGGATCGTGGCATTCCAGATGGTTATCAGCACATGCCTGGATTTGGTATTCATACGTTCCAAGTCGTTAATGAACACGGagataatcattttataagatttcattttgtCCCTGACGCtggtattaaaaacttaagatCGGAAGAAGCTAGAAAAATTGGAGCAGAAGATGCGGATTACAACACGAGAGAGTTATATAGGGCCATAGGAAACGGTGAATTTCCAAGCTGGACAGTTAGCATTCAGGTGCTGACTCTGGATGAAGTGAAAACAGCTGGATTTAACGTATTTGATGTAACTCTTGTTCTCCCTTTGGACGACTATCCACTTCAAAAAATAGGGAAActcgtattaaataaaaatgcagtAAATTACTTTGCTGAAATAGAGCAGCTTGCTTTCTCTCCTGCCAATTTAGTTCCGGGGATACTCGGTGCTCCTGACAAGGTTTTTGAAGCCCGCCGTTTGTCGTACAGGGATGCACAGTATTACCGCCTAGGAGCAAATTTCAATAAGATCCCAGTAAATTGTCCGTTTAGAACCGAAGTTTTTGCTTACAACAGAGATGGAAGGCCGCCTGTGAAGGATAATGGCGAAGATACCCCAAACTATTTCCCTAATTCGTTCCATGGTCCAGTACCATATATTGACAAAAGTAAAGGCGACCTCATCGAAATTGTGGAAGAGAAGGCAAACAATTTCATACAATCGAGAGAATTGTATGTGAATGAAATGACTAGTGAGGAAAGGAATAGATTggtggaaaatattttatacagcttAGGACCAGCGACCCAGTTCATTAAAGACAGAGCGGTCAAAGTGTTCATGCTCATTCATCCAGATCTTGGAACGCGCATAGAACACGGGCTGTCCGCAAACGTGACGAACAAACTAACCAGTTACGAGCCTTATTGGAAATAA
- the LOC116765733 gene encoding catalase-like — MLILLLISAVLATQRDPAADQIVMFKENTPGPIGIMTTSAGAPVEYEEATNTLNSRLIFNEFFMDSITHLVRERIPERIVHAKAGGAFGYFEVTHDVTHICKAKLFSKVGKRTPVAARFSPVVVERGGSDTSRDARGFAVKFYTEDGNFDIVGFNTPMYVYNDPRLFPTFVRAQKKNPANNLFDPNTLWDFLTLQPESFHMFLLVFGDRGIPDGYRHMPGFGIHTFQVVNEHGDNHFIRFHFVPDAGIKNLRSEEARKIGAEDADYNTRELYRAIGNGEFPSWTVSIQVLTLDEVKTAGFNVFDVTLVLPLDDYPLQKLGRLVLNKNAVNYFAEIEQLAFSPANLVPGILGAPDKVFEARRLAYRDAQYYRLGANFNNIPVNCPFRNKVFAYNRDGRPPVKDNGKNSPNYFPNSFHGAVPYIDKNKGDLIEIVEEKADNFKQATELYVNEMTSEERNRLVENILYSLGPATQFIKDRAVKVFMLIHPDLGTRIEHGLSANVTNKLTSYEPYW; from the exons atgttaatattattattgataagtGCCGTGCTCGCAACTCAAAGAGACCCCGCTGCGGATCAAATAGTcatgtttaaagaaaatacacca GGACCCATCGGAATAATGACTACGAGCGCCGGCGCGCCCGTGGAGTACGAAGAAGCGACGAATACATTGAACAGCAGGTTAATCTTCAATGAGTTCTTTATGGACTCCATAACACATCTCGTCCGCGAAAGAATACCGGAACGAATAGTGCATGCGAAGGCCGGCGGAGCGTTCGGTTATTTTGAAGTTACACATGATGTGACACATATTTGTAAAGCAAAATTGTTCAGTAAGGTTGGCAAGAGAACACCTGTGGCTGCAAGATTTTCGCCTGTGGTGGTTGAGAGGGGTGGAAGTGATACATCTAGGGATGCCCGCGGCTTTgctgttaaattttacactGAAGACGGGAACTTTGATATTGTTGGTTTTAATACAccaatgtatgtttataatgaTCCACGACTTTTCCCTACTTTCGTAAGAGCACAAAAGAAAAATCCAGCAAATAATCTGTTTGATCCTAACACGCTTTGGGACTTTTTAACACTGCAACCGGAGAGCtttcatatgtttttattagtatttggGGATCGTGGCATTCCAGATGGTTACCGGCACATGCCTGGATTTGGTATTCATACATTCCAAGTCGTTAATGAACACGGagataatcattttataagatttcattttgtGCCTGACGCTGGTATCAAAAACTTGAGATCGGAAGAAGCTAGAAAAATTGGAGCAGAAGATGCGGATTACAACACAAGAGAGTTATATAGGGCCATAGGAAACGGTGAATTTCCAAGCTGGACAGTCAGCATACAGGTGCTGACTCTGGATGAAGTGAAAACAGCTGGATTTAACGTATTTGATGTAACTCTTGTTCTCCCTTTGGACGACTATCCACTTCAAAAATTAGGGAGActcgtattaaataaaaatgcagtAAATTACTTTGCTGAAATAGAGCAGCTTGCTTTCTCTCCTGCCAATTTAGTTCCGGGGATACTCGGAGCTCCTGACAAGGTGTTTGAAGCCCGCCGTTTGGCATACAGGGATGCACAGTATTACCGTCTAGGGgcaaatttcaataatatcccAGTAAATTGTCCGTTtagaaacaaagtttttgcTTATAACAGAGATGGAAGGCCGCCTGTGAAGGATAATGGTAAAAATTCCCCAAACTATTTTCCCAATTCGTTCCACGGCGCAGTACCatatattgacaaaaataaaggCGACCTCATCGAAATTGTGGAAGAGAAAGCAGATAATTTCAAACAAGCGACAGAATTGTATGTGAATGAAATGACTAGTGAGGAAAGGAACAGGTTggtggaaaatattttatacagcttAGGACCAGCGACCCAGTTCATTAAAGACAGAGCGGTCAAAGTGTTCATGCTCATTCATCCAGATCTTGGAACGCGCATAGAACACGGGCTGTCCGCAAACGTGACGAACAAACTAACCAGTTACGAGCCTTATTGGTAA